The DNA sequence CGCCCTTCTTGAATCCAATCAGCTTTGGCGGAAATCCAAGCGAGAATTTGTCGACTCTTATGCCGACCCATTTTGCGACGAGAAAATGCCCGAGTTCGTGGACAAAAATCAGCAGCCCGAGCACGAATATCGTTGATAACAAAGTAGTCATGAGTATCCTTAGCTACACATTCCCTGTCAGACATTTAGTATACGAATCTGTCCGCATTAAGACATCAAAAACATCGCAATTTCGAAAACGTTTACTAAGTGCAAAATGTTCGTCCCCATTTGCAATTAGGCTTTAACCGGTTATTTTGCAGCAGGTTTGCCCCTGACATAAGCTCTTTCTATATAGGCTGGATCGAGCGGAAAATCAGGCTTCGCAGGAGGCTTCACTTTGCCGGTCGTCTCCATCATGCCAATCTTGTGTGCTACAGCTAGTGATGATGAGTCAGCGACATGCCCGAAAACAGTATACTTGCCATCGAGAAATGGCATCGGCCGTAGACAGATATAGAACTGGCTCGTTGCACTGTTGAGTGCGATTTTTCGCGCCATTCCGAGTGTGCCATCAACATGCTGCAGATCAGACAGTTCAGCAGGCACTTTCCACGGTCCTTCGCCCGTGCCATCCCCCTTGGGGCAACCACCCTGTATCAAAGTCTCCTTTATCACTCGGTGGAATATCAGCGAATCGTAGAATCCCATATTGACAAGTTTTGTAAGGCTGAGAACATGCTGTGGTGCGACATCAGGGTATAGATCGAGGACGATATCGCCGAGCGCCGTTTGGAGCACAACCTGTGAATCTGCGTAAGCTGCGGGATTAGCCTCCACGCTATCCTTATCGCCGGCGAATGCCATGGGAGCGATGAGTATCGTCAGGGCCAGTACCAATGCTGTTTTCATAAAATCTCCTCCAGAATATGGCCAATCTATTGCCAAATCGTGCTGCTGTCAATTTAGAAATCGATCAGCCGGAGGATTGTACACATTCTGGTGGAATCGGTTCGATGGAATCGTGGCGATGAACGCGAGATCAAAACGCGTCAATCAGCTTCTCTGCGTACACTTTGCGCGCCGTGCGATACTTGTCGGGATCGGCGTCGAGAGCTGTGAGACGACCGTCGGACTCCCACTCTCTGAATACACTGAGCATGCGATTCTTGCCCTTGGATGTCAGTCCCGCCTCGATCTCTTCGTGATCCGGCTTCAGCATGCAGTCGAACAGCTTGCCTATGCCCTCAACATCTGCATCGCCGGCAAGCTTCAGAAGTGTCTCGCTCTTGTCGGGAGTCGAGAGGATCTCAATAGACGTATTCACTGTATCGGCGATATCGGGTTCGAGACCTTCTGCGCTCATTGCGAGCACATCATCGAGCGCATCTCGCGCGCGCAACTGCGCCAAAGCAAATGACGCTTTGCTGCGAACCAGTCTGTGCGTGTCTCTTAGGGCTTCCCGCAATGCGTCGACGGATTCCTCACGATGCGGGAAATTTCTCAACACAACGCATGCCTGACTGCGCACGTTGAAATCGTTGTCTGATTCAAGAAATCGTATCGCAGCTTCGAGAACCGCTTCATTCTGAAATCTTGTCAGACGTGACATTGCTTCTGCGCGTACGAATGCATCCGGCGCAGTTAGTGCAAGCAACAGTCCTTTGAAATTTCCGGAGAGCTGCATGCTCCTGAGTTCATCAACTGTGTATGTCATATGTCCTTGACTCACATGGGTCGATATTTCGCTCGTTATCCCTATTTACCTTGTCGGCAGTGTGGTCGATTTTTTTACTATTGTGACAAATCGACTCCAGATTAGCCGGTTGCAGGTGTCGGTGCACGGGGACATACAGCAACCACATTCCGAACGGTCCTGTGGCCGCGATCTGTGATCGCGGTTCGACGAGGTCGAACGAATTACATTGGCAGAACCGCTCCAATGCGCTCTCAGAGATGACGTTGTTCGGCGTTCTTTTCAACAAGCTCTTGCGCGGGAATGACAACGCTGGATGCCTGCCATGATCTGCCACGGAATTGCACAATCGCGGCTGTCAGCAATCCAGAGTCCCATCATCGCTCGGATCGCACGGTGGACTGCCTCCGGCGAAAATATACGATATTAGAAAGACAACATCGTCAATATCAATCGCTCCCGAACAGTCTGCGTCTCCTGAGGCAAGCGGGTCGGGTGCTGATCCGCCGGCAAAGATGTACTGGATCAGATACACGACATCGTCAATATCAACTCCTCCGCTGGCATCAGCGTCGCCGCAGATATGACTCGTCGAACATCCAGCTCCGTAAGCTCCGATATCTACTCCCCATTCACCTGCTCCCACGCAGCAGGAGGTATCGTTCAAGTGGTAATCACCGTTAGCCGGATCGCAGAACGCGGGATCGCAGACGATATTACCTCCAAGTGTATCGCCATCTTCCACGTCGCAATACGTCACCCCAAATGTGGCATTAGACACGCTCCAAATTTCAGGCCCCGCGGCGGTTCCGGTGTCGCCCCAACAGATGGTGTTCTTCACATAAATCGTTGTAGTAGCTGTCGCATAGGCATACAGCGCGCCTCCCGCAAGGGCGCTATTGTACGCTATCGTATTTCCTGTGACCGGGAAGAAGCCTTCCCAGAAGGCGACGGCTCCGCCTGCCATGTTTGGTGCAGTATTATGCGCCAGGAGATTGCCTGAGAACAACCCCGCATCATCATAGGTATACTCCATCATCACTCCGCCACCACCCCGGTGAACGGTGCTACCAATGGCTGTGTTACCCGTAATAATGTTGTTGATGATGCCAACATCTTCTCCCGGCACGGCGTTTGACAAGTAGACGTGAATCCCACCGCCGCCATCTGCCGTATTGTCACTTATGATGTTCTCTCTGATTGTCCCCGAATACGTATGGAAGCAACTGATTCCGCCGCCTAACGCAGAATCACCCACTGCGCTGTTGAGTGATATCTCATTGTAGGAGATCAAATCGGTAGCGAGCACATAGCAGCATATCCCGCCTCCAATGCTGGCAGTGTTTTCCTTAATAGTGTTGTGCGTGATAACGGAGGAGCACTTGTAAAGGAGGATTCCTCCCCCCATCGTCATCACAGACGGGTAGCCCGCAGTGTCAGCGAAGTTACCGATTATCTCATTGTAACTGATTATCGGGGCGGATTCGGCAAACATCATGGCGCCACCAGCACCGGATGAGTCCTCCGTGAACAGATTGTACATTATCCTAGCATTCGAGGAGTCGGTACCACAGATTCCACCACCGTTATGAACGGCGGAA is a window from the Candidatus Zixiibacteriota bacterium genome containing:
- a CDS encoding peptidylprolyl isomerase → MKTALVLALTILIAPMAFAGDKDSVEANPAAYADSQVVLQTALGDIVLDLYPDVAPQHVLSLTKLVNMGFYDSLIFHRVIKETLIQGGCPKGDGTGEGPWKVPAELSDLQHVDGTLGMARKIALNSATSQFYICLRPMPFLDGKYTVFGHVADSSSLAVAHKIGMMETTGKVKPPAKPDFPLDPAYIERAYVRGKPAAK
- a CDS encoding HEAT repeat domain-containing protein, whose translation is MTYTVDELRSMQLSGNFKGLLLALTAPDAFVRAEAMSRLTRFQNEAVLEAAIRFLESDNDFNVRSQACVVLRNFPHREESVDALREALRDTHRLVRSKASFALAQLRARDALDDVLAMSAEGLEPDIADTVNTSIEILSTPDKSETLLKLAGDADVEGIGKLFDCMLKPDHEEIEAGLTSKGKNRMLSVFREWESDGRLTALDADPDKYRTARKVYAEKLIDAF